TCTCCTCATCCAGCGATTGAAGATATTCTAGAGTTCTTTCTGGAGGGGGTAATAATTCCGCTGGTCCCGAGCAATTGCTTATAAACAATGCTACCATGAGAATACCCGGGAGAAAGAAGGAGATTTTGGAATTTTTCATCATTAGTGTTTTAGTATTGAATGTTAGTTTACTAATTGGGGCTAAAATAGCGGTTTGCCCTTGAATTAAAAAAAATCTTTAGCGAATAAAATAATGAACTTTAAGCAAAATACGAGAACATGTTTGGGCTGGGAGTTTCAAATTTTTATCTTTGCTTTTTCGGGGCTATAGCTCAGCTGGCTAGAGCGTCGCGCTGGCAGCGCGAAGGTCTGGGGTTCGAATCCCCATAGCTCCACAAAAGCTTTTCCAACCGGGAAAGCTTTTTTTGTTTGTACAATTCTAATTGTTTGTGATAAAACATCGCCTCATATTGTAAAGAATTAACAAATAATGGGGTTTGTATGAAAAAATCAGTTTGGTCCAAGACCATTTTTCTTTCATGTATAGTCTTAATTATAAACTTTGTTCCTGCCTCTAGCGCGTTTTCGCAAACCGATAAACTCACCCTAACTTACACGTTAAACCCGGCTTTGGAGAATGCGCAAATCTTAAGCCTTGCAGGTTTAGGTGTGGATAGTAAGGGAGCAGGCCCGGTTCTTATTTCAGGCTCATTGGTAAATAATACTAGTGAAACACTTACCAATTTATTTTTCGAATTCACAATAGTATCCGGGAAAAATGGAGTACTTGCTGAGGTTACTCAACAGGCAGCGTATCCTTTTACCCTTGATCCTGGTCAGGTAGTGTTTGCAACGAATAATGATATCCAAAACGAGCATATACCAGGTGTAGAAGAAACAATGCGTTTTGATGGAGGGCTTACCGTTGAGGGAGAAGAGTTCTTAGAAAGTCTAGAGGGTACTGAATTACCAGTAGATATTTATTCAGTTACAATGACCATTTTTCAGTTCAATCTCGCCGAAGGTAAGGAAGTTCTTGTAAGCGAAACGGTGCAGGTAGGTGGTAGCTCTGATGGAGTGGTTATAGATGAGCAATCTATTTTCCTTAAGACTCCCGGAGATGTAATTGCTTCTGAAGCGACGATTTCCAATCCTTTTCCACAATTTAGCTGGGAGGGAGATGCAGCGAATACTTACAGAGTTGTGGTTGTGAATGCGAATGGGTTAGATAGTCCGGAGACTCTTATTCAGGCTGCATTAAGTTCAAATCCTACGGAAGCTTTAGGTGGCTCAATACTGGCTCCGGCTGAAAGAGGCTCGTTACTTGAATTTGAAAACCTTGACCTGACTGTTCTTGGAAACAATCTTCAATTTCCATCTTCAGGAGTACTTCCGCTTGAACCAGGGCAGCTTTATTATTGGCAAGTACTAACAGAGGTGCAAGGAGCCAGTGGAGAAGGTGAGAGCATAAATTCTGAGATTTGGCAGTTTAGGTTGATAGCTCCTGGTGAAGAGGTTACTCTGGTCCAGATCGACCAGGATACTTTTGATGCACTGATTACGCTCATTGGAGAGGAAGAATATGCCAGCTTAACCGAAAGCGGCTTTTCATTCGAAGGGATTGAAATAAATGATCAGATAGTAACAGGAGCCACAGCTTTACAATTATTAGCTGAGATAATTCAGAAGATTGATGACGGTGATATAATTCTGGGTTCGAATTAAGGAGGGATGAAAATGAAAAAACTATTTTCAACAGTTACACCATTAGTACTAACCGTAGTGTTAGCTTCAATGCTCGGAAGTGATCTCTATAAACCGGTAGTGGTTGAGCAAGACCGCCCATTAGCTATTGTTAGACGATTCAAGCCTCAGGTACAGCTGAATTCAGTTGAGAAGAGGTTTGTGCTTGATCTAACAGAAAATATAGGCGAGCAGTTGTTTAATGGAGATACGCTATCCACAAATAAGGATGGATATGCACTGGTTATTTTTATGGACAATAGTATTGCCAAGGTTAAGCCCGAGTCCATGTTAATTGTTCAGGGTGAAAGCTTGGCCAGTTCAAAATTATCAAATCGCCGCATAAGCCTGGAAAACGGTGAGATATTTATGGAAGTAGAACCATTAGGTTCAGGAACATTTGAAGTAGCTACTTCTCGTTCACTCGCATCCGTAAAAGGAACCAAGTTTGGGACAAAATCATATGGCTATATTTGGGTTGAAGAAGGTCAGGTTGACGTAACAGCGACCAATTCCGGGCAAACCATATCCTTATTTGAAAAGATGTTTGCTGAGGTAGACAATACCGGGAATAATATCAATTCAGGTAATCTTTCTGACGAAGAACTGGATGATTTGGAAGAAGGGTATGATGAACTGGATGAGGATTTAATCGAACGTACAATCATTCTTCGCTTTAGAGATGCGAACGGGCAGATCAGGGAAATCCCAATCAATATGTTTGAAAAAGGAAATTAAACCACGCTATTTAGGTTTATTTTTGGGATATTAATCCCGTTTATTATGTGTCAACCACTAACAAAGCATGAAAAAAGGGGTATTAAGGGTTGTTTACGCTGTATTGTGGGTGTTGGTATGTGTTGGAGCCAGTAATGCGCAGTTTGTAATACAACATCAACAGCCTACAGTATTAGATCGAACCACAACAAACAGACTGGAGTTTTTTGTACCTGGGGTAACAGAAAATGATGTGGTAGAGGCTCAACTCTTTTACAAAAATGAGGGAGAGCTGGGGTTTTCACAAAAAGAAATTTTTTTTCAGAACGGATCTTTTACTGTTCAGCTAACACCGCAGGAGCTTAGGGGAAGTACTCTTGAATATTACTTTCAATTGACATTAAGAAACCAGGAACAGGATTTTTTCTTTCCTGAAACTCTGCCCGCTGAAAATGCCATTGAGGTTCCGATTGTGGATGGACAGGGAACTCCTGCCTTAAATAGAGCAGAAGGCATCGACTACTCCATATTATCACCAGCACCGGGTAGTGGTCTTGCTAAAAACGACTTGTACATCGCAGTTGCGTTGTTTTACGATGAAGCTGAAATAGAGGAAGGAGAATTTCAGCTTCTCGTAAACGGGGAAGATGTTACTGGTTTAGCCGATACCTCTGATTACTTCATTTCATATTTGCCAAAAAACCTTGGACAGGGAAATCATATAGTGAACCTTAACTATGTTACTAATGAAGAAACTCTGGAAGTAGTCTCATTCCAGTTTAAAGTTATTGATCCACGCCGCGCTGCATATCAAGGTTTTGAGCCCCGCTTAATTCCTCAAGGCCGGGTAGAACTAACGGCTAGAAACCAGACTATTTCCGGAGATATAAATAACGCCTATACGGGTAGGTCATATCTAAATGGCTCTTATGGTCTTTTCAAGTATTCTCTAAACGGGTTTTTTACTTCGCAAGAATCGGATCGACTTCAGCCCCAAAACAGGTATGGAATTGATCTAAGTTTTGGAAAGTGGTGGGAATTCGAGGCAGGTCATGTATATCCCAGGCTAAGCAAGTTCACTATTTCCGGGCGAAGGATTTTTGGGATTAATACTTCGTTGAATGTTCTTTGGAATACGGTCAATGTTCAATTTTTATATGGAGAAGTAAGCAGGAAGGTTACTAATATCTATTCTACTGTAGAAGTAGATACAGTGTTTGCGGGAGGTATTCCTCAGGATACGACGTATACACTTAGCTATCAGGATAATGGAAGGGGAACCTTTGCACGAAAAATTATAGGGGGAAGGATAGGTTTGGGTAATCCCAGGAAATTTCAATTTGGGATACAGGCCATGAAAGTGGAAGATGATACTTCTTCTATATTCAATATTGTGGATTATAATGATCTTCTTTTATCACCTACATTATCCACAGGGCTTTCATTACAAGACCAGGTAAGGCTGGGTGAGCAGCCGGAACTACTCAGTATTGAGGGAGGAAGTGTAAGACCAAAAGGCAACTTTGTAGCTGGAGCTGATATGAGGTTTTCCCTGGCAAAAAACCGCATTCGTTTTGAAACAGAAACCGTTGCCAGTGCCTTAAATGATGATATTTATGGAGGGCCCTTAGATTCACTTCGGGCAGCCGATATTGGGTTTGAAGATATCAGCCAGTCAGATCTTGATATTCTAAATGACCTGGCCCGTTTTATCATCATAAATGAAAACATGAGTGTTATCCCTATACGTATTAGGGGAGTTGGAACTGATACTACCGAAGCAGAAACTTTTTTTCCAACATCTATTCTGGGTTCGGATACTGAACTATCTTTTGTATATCCAAAAAATACATTAAGTATTCAGTATCGTTGGGTAGGGCCGGATTTTGTTTCTTTGGCCAACTCTACCATTCGAAGGGATATAGCTGGGTTTACTATTCTTGATAGGTTCAGGATGCTTCAAAATCAATTATATATAACCCTTGGCTATGAAGCCTTAAACGATAATGTTTCTAATACGAAAGGAGCGACGACAGAAACGAAGTCTTACCGGACTAATGTGAGCTGGTATCCCATAAATCAGAAGCTGCCTAAAGTGAGTGTTGGTTTTCGATACAGAACCAGAGACAATGATGTAACCAGGTTTAATCCGGAAGTACCTCTAGGTCTCGAAAATGCCGCGGTACAAAACTTAAGTATTGTTGATGGGGATACGTTAATAACAGAAGTGCCCAGAAAGAACAACACATTCAATCTAAGTTTGTCTGTTACGCAACAATTCAGGTTTATGGATATGGTGCACGATGCAACCGTAAGCTTCTCATCCTTAAATACCCGCGATGATGTATTTGCTTTTGGAGATGCTCAAAATGCGGCTTTCTCGTTAAATATTGGATCAAGATTTGAGGACATACCTTTGCGTACTCAGTTTGGAACAACCATAAACAACACACAGTCAGGCAATGGGCAGTTAGATATCGATATCTTTGGTATGTACTTTGGCGGGACTTATTTCATGCTGGAAGGAAAGCTTACACTCAACAGCAGGCTCGCATTTACAAGTAATAGGTCCAAGACACGATTCCTTAGCCTGGCTAATTCTGATGACAGCGACTTTTTTAACGATTACTATGTATTGAGTGATGACAGGACGTCTTCTCGTTTTGGAACCTATGTTTTTATAGCTGGTGCTGAATATCGCCTTGATAATAACCATTCTTTTTTGTTTGATTCAAACTTCACAAACGTATCCGGCGCAGGTTCTATAAACGATCGTGTTGTACAACTTCGCTACATCTATCGATTCTAATACATGAAGTCCTCTCCCAAACGCAAAAAAGGAGTAGCATTTTACATCGTCATTGCTTCAGCGGCATTCTTTTTGTCGTTATTGATAGCAAGTACTGAACAAGTTCAGAAAATCGAATTATCTCTCAGGGATTATCTTTTTGAAATTCGTGGCCCCTTATCGGTTGAGGACTCGCCTATAGTTATGGTAGCCATTAGTGAGAACGCAGATTCTGAAATTCCTGAAAAATGGCCCTGGCCAACAAGTATTCATGCTAAGTTAGTTCATAACTTAAACCGGGCAGGCGCTAAGGCAATTCTTTTTGATGTGCTGTTTACCCAGCAAGATTCATTCGATCCACGAAATGATACTTTGTTTGCAGAAGCTATCGCTGAATATGGTAATGTAATTCTAGCAGGGGACGTAGAAGATATTATAGAAATAAATCGACCTACCTCATCCATTTTTCCCCTGCCTGTTTTAAGAGAAGACAACCCAAATCAACTGGGCTTTGTAAGTACCTTTCCTTATCTGGATGGATATGTACGAACATATAACATTGGTAGACGGTACCAGGGTACTGATTACTTGATGCTAGGTTTACAAGGCTTACGGCTTTTCAATGACATTCCGGATGAAGAAATAGATGAGTTCGATCAGAATTCAAAGAATGAGTTTTTTAAGCTCGGACCATACCAGATACAACGGGATAACCTCAATAGTTTTATTGTGAATTTCTATGGTTCTGAAGGTATGTTCCAGACGGTTTCCTACGAAGAAGTAATTGACGATTCTTCGTACACCACAATAATGGAACAAGAAATTCCAGATATCAACTCTTTTGATAATCCTGATTTCGGAGATGGTCATTTACAGTTAGGGACCTTCAAAGATAAGATTGTCATTGTTGGCGCTACCATGCCAACACTTCAGGACTTTCATGCTACTCCGTTTGCTTCTGCTGAACTACCCAGACCCGGTTTCGAGATTCATGCACATGCTATTCAAACTATTCTTGATGGTACCTACATAAGCCGTCAAAAAAATGGAGCAAGAATTCTCATTATTCTGGTGTGTTCTTTTTTGATTGTTTTTGCCAACCGGAGCTTAGGGCTGGGGTGGTCCTTAGGATTAATGCTACTTTTAATTGGGGGTATCTATGGAGCTTCCATTTTCCTGTTTTTGCAATACAGCTTGATGATAAGTGTAACCGGAGTTTGGTTAAGCGTGCTTATTGGTCAGGGCGGTACCATAGGATATGAATACTTTAATGAGCAAAAGGAAAAGCGAAGGATCAAAGGGATGTTCTCTTCTTATGTATCTCCCCAATTGGTAGATCAAATGATCGACTCAGGTGAGGAGCCAAAATTGGGAGGGGAAGAAGCGTATATCACAGCCTTTTTTAGTGATATTGTTTCCTTCTCAACATTCTCGGAAAAGCTGGAGCCGAAACAGTTAGTATCTCTTATTAATGAATACCTGACAGCAATGACCGACATTATAAACACTCAGGGAGGTACCTTAGATAAATTTATTGGGGATGCCATCGTGGCCTTCTTTGGAGCGCCTGTACAAATCCCCGACCACGCATTAAAAGCATGTATCTCTTCTCAGCTTATGGAAAGAAGGTTGAATGAGCTCAGAGAAAAGTGGAAAAAAGATAACTGGATTGATATTGTTTGGAACATGCAACATCGTATGGGCATGAATACCGGTGAGATGGTTACTGGAAACATGGGTTCAGAGCGAAGATTTAACTATACCATAATGGGAGATAATGTAAACCTAGCTGCCAGGTGCGAAAGTGGAGCCAAGCAATACAATGTGTACACTATGCTTACAGAAACTACCAAACAAGAAGCTGAGAAGTATGGAAATGATTGTGTATTCAGGATGCTGGATAACATCGTTGTAAAGGGACGAAGCCGGCCCGTGAAGGTATATGAAATAGCCGGACTGAGAGCAGATGCTTCTCAGCAATTACTTGAAAGTGTTGGATTGTACGAATTAGGGATGGAGAACTATTTTAAACAAGAATGGGATGAGGCCATAAAGTACTTCAGCCAATCTCTGCCTCTCGAAGCTCATCCCAAAAACCCCTCTCAGATATTTCTTGAGCGATGTGAGTTTATGAAACAAAATCCGCCTTCATTAGATTGGGATGGAGTTTTTGTAATGACGAGTAAGTAATAAAAAAGCTCAAACTAGTAGCCGAAAAAACTTGATACTAGTTAACAATAGGTCGTATCTTTTAGGTTCTCGGGCAAGTCCTATACAGTCAGCTCCCTTTGAACTCCGTCAGGGCAGGAATGCAGCAGCGGTAAATTGGTCGTAGCGACGTGATATAGGTCGCTTGCCCATTTTTATTTCTGGGAGTTGGTGGATTTATTGTTTCAACAAAAAGTAGTCATCCTGAGGATACTCTAGTTGTATTAACTATTTATATAAAGGTCATTCTGAGGCTACCGCCGAAGAATCTGACCGAATACCTGATTAGATCCTTCGGAAGTATCCTCAGGATGACTCAAAAGACAACGAGCAGTGGATTCTACCATATTAGTTCAAAGAACTGGCAATATGCTCAGCAATTTGGTCGGCATGTACTCTTGAGTTCTCGATAAACAACCGACTTGTATCCATTCCTCCACAAACCACTCCAGCCACATACATTCCCTTTCTATTCGTTTCAAGAGACTTTTCCTCATGCACTGGCATACACTTTTCATCATCTGTTAGCTCAATGCCAAGAGCATCCATAAGCGGGTAGTTAGGATGATATCCGGTCATTGCTAATACAAAATCATTTGGGATCGTTTTTTCTCCATCAGGAGTATCAAGAACTACTTCTCCTTCTCTGATTTCCTTTACCTCTGTATTAAAGTAGGCCTGTACTTCTCCAAACTTAATTCGATTTTCGATATCTGGTTTAACCCAGTATTTAACAGAGGGTTTAATTTCTCCATACTTAACCGACATTGTTACTTTGGCATTAGCCCGGTAGCATTCCAGTGCTGCATCAACGGCGGAATTTCCAGCACCTACAACTAACACATTCTGCCATGCATAAGGGTGAGGCTCATCGTAGTAATGCTTTACTTTTGGTAAATCTTCGCCTGGTACGTTCATTAAGTTCGCAGAGCCATAAAAACCAGTTGCTACTACTACTTTTGCTGCCTTATAACTGTCTTTATCCGTTTTTACTATAAACGCTCCGTCTTCGCCTTCCACTGAAAAAACTGTTTCATAAAGATGAATGGGGAGTTTGAAATGCTCGGCTGCTCGGCGATAATACTCTAGCGCTTCACTTCGTGTAGGTTTAGAACCATGAGAAATAAAAGGAATATCTCCGATCTCCAGCCTGTCTGAGGTGGAGAAAAAGGTCATGTTTGTCGGATAATTGAAAAGAGAGCTAACTAAACACCCTCTTTCAATAATTAAGAAAGGAATATTTTTGCGCTGTAGTTGTATTCCTGTTGCTAAACCAATGGGCCCTGCCCCAATTATAATAACCATGGTAAGAGATTAAATGACTTTCAGAAACCAAAGATACAAACAATCTTCATGTTCCTACTCAGCCTAAATTTTCTTTTTCATGCCTTATCACAAAAAGGCAGGGCTATTTATGAACACTAATTTTGGTTTTCCTTCTTGTCCAGTTTCTTAAGCGCCACTTCAAGCAGGTTTTGAATCTTCTTATTTCCGGATTTCTTGGCGTCGGTAAGTGGAATGCCTCCCCATCGGTCAACGGGCGAAAGATCTACACCATTTTCGATGAGGTATTTTACCACCTCGAACTGATTTTCGGAAACGGCCAGATGAAGAGGGGTTCTACCATCGTAATCCGCGATATTAAGATTTACCCCTTCTGCTTCTAGCCGTAAAAGTTCATCCATATCTCCACTACTGGCTGCCCAGATTAAGCTAACCATTTTTGCTACTTGGTTTCCTTTATGGTTATTGCGAGGATTCAATTTGTGCGAATGTCCCGTAAGGGAATCGTAATGATGGAAGCTAAACTTCTCTACTAATTTATTGCAGAATTCTACCCCACGAACCGTGTTACCATTGGCATCAAGTCTTGGAGACCAGATACTTATGCCCATTACATTCGGTATTACAACCATTAATGCACCTGAAACACCACTTTTAGCGGGGATACCAATTTTAAAAGCAAATTCTCCGGAGGAATCATACATACCGCAACTAAGCATTAATGAAAGACAATTTTGTACGGTTAATGGGTTGAATATAGCTTCTCCAGTAAGGGGATTAGTACCTGCATTAGCCAAAGTTGCTGCCGCTACCGATAAGTCCTTTGTGCATGACTCTATAGAACAACATTGGAAATAAAATTCCAGGATATCATTTAGGTTTGTTGTTTCAGGGAAAGCATTGTTCTCTCGCATAAAATATGCTAAAGCAAAATTCCGATCAGCAGTCTGGCGCTCCGATAAATATACTGCATTATTGAAATACACAGGTTTATTCCCATTCAGTTGGCTCCAGGTTTTATTTACCCGGTCGAAGCGATCAGCGATATCCAGGTCTTGTCCTATCAAAGCACAGCTCATGATTGCTCCCGCATTAATCATAGGATTATGAGGAAGTCCTTTACTATTTAAAGTAAGTTCGTTGAATGACTGCCCACTTGGTTCTCTCCCAATATGTTGATGGACCTTTTCTTCCCCAAGCTCTTCAAGTGCAATACAATAGTTGATGGGTTTACAGGAAGATTGTAGGCAGAAATTTTTATCGAAATCTCCCAGCGAATAGCGTTGTCCATCAATAGTGCAAATCGAAACAGCATAATGCTCAGGGTTTATCCGGGCCAGTTGCGGGATATAATCAGCAATATTGCCGTCTTTATTTTTAATCGTTTCGTCAAAAATATTCTTGATCTCCTTGCATAAGAGCTGAAAGTCAGGAATAACTAATTCCTTTTTTAGTGATTTCTTAATGAGTGCGTGATTCTTTATGATATCATGGAACTGCTGGTCATCAATTATAACTTTCCCGATTTGGTCATCGACTTTTGTTTGAAGTTTATCGATGAGACCTTGAAGTCTTGGGTCATCACTCAGTACTCCATTTTTAGCTAGTAAGTCCAACAACTTTTCAGCATTTACTTGCTTGTCCTTATTTTTTCCAAGTAGCCTGAAAAGTGAGGCTACCTCTTTGTTCTCTATATTTTCAGTGGTTAACATATGATTTTAGTTGGATATTTTTGTTCGGTTAAAAAGTGCCTGTGTGTTGGTTTTGCAGGCTTGATTAGGCAAGGAAAAAGGTAGCACTCTTTTATTTATTTAAAATTAAAATGAGAGCTTTTAAGGGTAGTCTTAAGGTCTACTTAACAACAAAAAAGAGCGAAAATAGATGAAATCAGAATTCACCGTTATTTCTTTAGAGCATCAGCCAATTGATGATAGTTTTGTTCATCCAGTTTTCAGGTTTGCCGATAAATCCTACATGCCCTCCCTTGCGGGTAAATGTGCTGCTGATATACCTGTTCTTTTCTATAATATCGAAGGGGGCATAATCCAAAGGACAGAGAGGATCTTCATGGCTATGTATGAGCAAAATAGGAGTAGATACCTGGTTTAAGAAACGAGCTGAAGAACATGACTCATAATAGTCTTCTGCGTCCCTAAAGCCGTGTACCGGAGCAGTAACCTGGTCGTCAAATTGATATAAGCTCGAACCTGAAAACTCCGGAAGGTCGGGATAAGTTATCCGTTTAAGTGTTAGTTTCTCCTTCAACGTACGGATGAAACGATAGGAGTAAATTCGATTAAAACCATGATCCAGATTTAAGGAACCAGCTTTGAGTTCATAAGGGGGTGAAACTGCAACTGCTTTACTAACGATTGTTGATTTAGCATTTTCTGCAAGGTATTTGATTAATGCGTTTCCACCCAGCGAAAACCCTACAGCAAAAACAGGGTTATTTATAAATCTCGAATTGATCCATTCAAAAAAAGTAGCATAATCGGAGGTTTCTCCTGAATGGTAAAATCTTTTTTTGAGATTTAACCTGCTACCACATCCCCTGAAATTTAGTGCAACTGATGAAATGCCAATATCCCGTAAGTCATGCATCAGATTTCGGATGTAAACGCGTTTAGAAGACCCCTCAAGACCATGAAATAATGCCACAACTGGCCGCTGATTATTAAGATCAATAAGATCAATTTCAAGGAAGTCATCATCCGGAGTAGGAATTTCCTCGCGGGTAACTGCTACTTCTCTGACTTTACTAAACGAAAAAGCGATAGTATGAATGTGCCCATTCAGAGCCCACCAACTTGAGGTAAAGCTATTATTATAGGCACTCAAATGATTATTTAATGAGGGAGAGCTTGATGGTTTCCTTTGTTCCTTCCGTTTCTAAAATGGCGAAATACACACCGCTACTTAGTTCATCGAAAGAAACCTCATAGGAATAAATTCCGCCCTCAAGACTTTCGTTGATTACCGATTTTACTTTTTGACCTAACATATTGTAGACGTCCAAACGGACTGATTGTCGCTCGGAAAGTGTAAAGCTGAACGTTGTGTTCGGGTTAAAAGGATTCGGGTAATTCTGAAAGAACTCGACAGAATTAGGGAATTCATTATCTCTTGTAGAGTTCAAATCACTGACTTGGAAAATAGTTTGATTACGTCCGGCTAATACCTGGTTTGCTAGCTCAGTTTCTGAATCCCCAAATGCATAAACAAAACCTAAAGAGACCGATTCTCCTGGTGGTATAAAATAAGGCCCCGTAGCTACAACAGAGGAGATATCAGTTCTGAAGGCAAGGGTATTTTCTGTTCCGGCTCTCAAAGAATTTCGTTTTTCGATAATGTTGTACCCATCGGATAAACCGAATTGAAAGTCAGAATTTGAGCCCCCAAAATTATTGTTGATTGCCAATACACTAGAAGTATTAGCCAGGGTTGCTACTGCAACCATAGGAAAACCAGAGTCTTGTTCACCTTGAGCAAACAGAATGTCATCTTCTTGATTATAACTCACATTGTTATTGGTGAAATCTCCGATATCCCAATCATTAAAAATGCCAAGATAAACTTCTGACAAGGCCAGGATAGAAGAAGTATTTCGGATTACATAGTTAAGGATCACACTATTTTCCAAATCCGGAGTAGCGAAAGCGTAGGTGTTCAGTGAAATTTCAACTTTATCCAAACCGGTATTTTCAGTAGGTCGGAACATCGTGAAGCCATCGGCTAATGAAACGATACCGGGATCAGTAACTTCATAAAATTCTACAGGAGTGAACTGCCGATCAACATTCCCAGAAGTAGAACGGACATTATTGGCTACTCTCTCATTGGCTTCAAAAATAATACCGCCTTCGTAAAGTAAATTATCGGTTAAGAAGTTGGCGGTTTGATGATCGGGAACAAAACCGACACCTCCAATTCCATTCTGAGCATCAAAGAATCCAATATTTCCTGACGGAGAAAAAGAAAGAGCCAGGTTATTTGCATCAGAAACGTCAAATTGAAGATTATCAAAAACGATTACTCTGAAATCACGATACCCAACGCTGTTGTCTATAAATTCGATCATCATATCAGCGGAGAGCGTTTCTAAAATATCTTCAGTAAGGGTGATTGGTATTTCTACTTCTGCAATACCATCGTTGCTTATAGCGCCAACCGGAAATGTATTACTTGAAAAACTTAACCCAGGGGTTAGGGCTTCTACATTAATAGTTAGCGATGTAGTAGCATTACCAACGTTCCTTAAAAATACTTTAAATGTCCCATTCTCATTTATTCCTAGTTTCCCCCCCGATTCATTAAAAGATTCGGACCGCTCAATCACTATTCCTGGCTGAGGTGAGGAAATAGCTACAAAAGCGTCAATACTCCCTGTACCGAGTTGAAGAGCAAATTCACCAGAATTAAACTGATCGATTGAAGAAGATGAGGTGCGAATTTGTTGTTTGATTTGTTCTGGGGTCCATGTTGGGTATTCGGTTTTGATGAGTGCTGCTAACCCTGACACAACAGGCGAAGACATAGAAGTTCCCTGGAATGTTGCGTAATCAGAAGGCCCCACCCCTACGCTACTACTTATTGTTCCCTGTGCAAATACATCTACAGTTGAACCGTAGTTCGAATAGCTGGCTATGATATTTCCAGTAGTTCCCAATGCTCCAACCGATAGTACATTTTCTAAACTGGAAGGATAGTGCAGTTCGTTAGTCGATGAGTTTCCAGCAGAAGCAATTACCAGTACTCCTGCTTCAGTGGCCATATTCACAATATCTTCTCCAAATGAAGAAAAGCCAAAACCTCCCCAGCTACAGTTTACAATATCTGCTCCATTTATTACTGAATACATGATTGCTTCATAGCCGAAGCCAATAGATCGTGACTCATCATTTCCGGTGGATGGGTCGTCAGCGATCCCCCCTGCTTTTACCGCCATATATTTTGCATT
This DNA window, taken from Balneola sp., encodes the following:
- a CDS encoding T9SS C-terminal target domain-containing protein, with the protein product MLMKMHRIGILFALVLITFPSLAQQPGIDYAENTIIIKFESDLAAEAYISKSKAEASFLTTYNASPLKQIWRDEYSQQLNSTLRAKGKLASMPDVSDLSRIYEFQYNDEIDPLVLSQKISSLPDVEYAEPRFIYYTDDVVNTNDPIQNSFVNFHSFDDAWEISQSSTEVIISVVDSGVNYLHEDLEEKHWVNEDEIPGNGIDDDNNGYVDDYLGWDFWDSGSTANAVQDSDPFAINNPHGTHVAGISTAVPDNNLGLAGAGFNAKYMAVKAGGIADDPSTGNDESRSIGFGYEAIMYSVINGADIVNCSWGGFGFSSFGEDIVNMATEAGVLVIASAGNSSTNELHYPSSLENVLSVGALGTTGNIIASYSNYGSTVDVFAQGTISSSVGVGPSDYATFQGTSMSSPVVSGLAALIKTEYPTWTPEQIKQQIRTSSSSIDQFNSGEFALQLGTGSIDAFVAISSPQPGIVIERSESFNESGGKLGINENGTFKVFLRNVGNATTSLTINVEALTPGLSFSSNTFPVGAISNDGIAEVEIPITLTEDILETLSADMMIEFIDNSVGYRDFRVIVFDNLQFDVSDANNLALSFSPSGNIGFFDAQNGIGGVGFVPDHQTANFLTDNLLYEGGIIFEANERVANNVRSTSGNVDRQFTPVEFYEVTDPGIVSLADGFTMFRPTENTGLDKVEISLNTYAFATPDLENSVILNYVIRNTSSILALSEVYLGIFNDWDIGDFTNNNVSYNQEDDILFAQGEQDSGFPMVAVATLANTSSVLAINNNFGGSNSDFQFGLSDGYNIIEKRNSLRAGTENTLAFRTDISSVVATGPYFIPPGESVSLGFVYAFGDSETELANQVLAGRNQTIFQVSDLNSTRDNEFPNSVEFFQNYPNPFNPNTTFSFTLSERQSVRLDVYNMLGQKVKSVINESLEGGIYSYEVSFDELSSGVYFAILETEGTKETIKLSLIK